The Streptomyces sp. HUAS CB01 genome has a segment encoding these proteins:
- a CDS encoding BlaI/MecI/CopY family transcriptional regulator, whose product MGNRGTAGSLPAGGGRRRGQGELEAQVLTVLRTAPGPVTAAWVQERLPGDLAYTTVMTILSRLQAKNAVTRQREGRSFAWEATADQAGLAALRMRRVLDGERDREAVLTSFVTSLSAEDEQVLRELLGHTDDDPEE is encoded by the coding sequence TTGGGCAACCGGGGAACGGCCGGCTCGCTCCCGGCGGGCGGCGGTCGCCGGCGCGGCCAGGGCGAGCTCGAGGCGCAGGTGCTCACCGTACTGAGGACCGCACCGGGCCCCGTCACGGCGGCCTGGGTGCAGGAGCGACTGCCCGGGGACCTCGCGTACACCACCGTCATGACCATCCTCTCCCGGCTGCAGGCCAAGAACGCCGTCACCCGGCAGCGGGAGGGCCGGTCGTTCGCCTGGGAGGCCACCGCCGACCAGGCGGGTCTCGCCGCCCTGCGCATGCGCCGTGTCCTCGACGGCGAACGGGACCGGGAGGCGGTGCTCACCAGCTTCGTCACCTCCCTGTCCGCCGAGGACGAGCAGGTGCTGCGCGAGTTGCTCGGCCACACGGACGACGATCCCGAGGAGTGA
- a CDS encoding YihY/virulence factor BrkB family protein: protein MHGDRTRTGRPPADDARPGALPSRDDLFSALRRTPVSVWNDDVMDWAAALTYYAVLALIPMLLVTVSLTGLADASGTGALIERAAALVPAQTRPLLEGTLRDLAGRQSQAWLVAVIGSVGSLWSASSYLAVFRRALHAMHGVKDRRSAWRTVPRAVVTACVLLAALVSSALVLTLSGELAVALGGALGVDGAAVVTWNVLKWPLLLCLAATMVLVLFRSGPAPARGKRRRALGGGLAVLLWLAASAAFTTYTAHVGTYDRLYGPLTGFIVFLVWLWVSNLALLTGAQFEAELVKARARRPRSPRTGPVSHPGAAAIRDGRWRNGR from the coding sequence ATGCACGGTGACCGGACGCGGACCGGCCGGCCGCCGGCGGACGACGCCCGCCCCGGGGCGCTGCCCTCGCGGGACGACCTGTTCTCCGCCCTGCGCCGGACACCGGTGTCCGTCTGGAACGACGACGTCATGGACTGGGCCGCGGCACTGACGTACTACGCCGTCCTGGCGCTGATCCCGATGCTGCTGGTCACCGTCTCGCTCACCGGGCTGGCCGACGCCTCGGGTACCGGGGCCCTGATCGAGCGGGCCGCCGCGCTCGTGCCCGCCCAGACCAGGCCGCTGCTGGAGGGGACGCTGCGGGACCTGGCCGGGCGGCAGTCGCAGGCCTGGCTGGTGGCCGTGATCGGCTCCGTGGGCTCGCTGTGGTCCGCCTCCAGCTATCTGGCCGTCTTCCGCCGCGCCCTGCACGCCATGCACGGCGTCAAGGACCGGCGGTCCGCCTGGCGGACCGTGCCCCGTGCGGTCGTCACGGCGTGCGTCCTGCTGGCCGCCCTCGTCTCCAGCGCCCTGGTGCTCACCCTCAGCGGCGAGCTGGCCGTGGCCCTCGGAGGGGCACTGGGGGTCGACGGGGCGGCGGTCGTCACCTGGAACGTCCTCAAGTGGCCGCTGCTGCTCTGCCTGGCGGCCACGATGGTGCTGGTGCTGTTCCGCTCCGGACCGGCGCCCGCCCGGGGGAAGCGGAGGCGGGCGCTCGGAGGCGGGCTCGCCGTGCTGCTCTGGCTGGCCGCCTCCGCAGCGTTCACGACGTACACCGCCCACGTCGGCACCTACGACCGGCTGTACGGGCCGCTCACCGGGTTCATCGTCTTCCTGGTCTGGCTGTGGGTCTCCAACCTCGCCCTGCTGACGGGCGCCCAGTTCGAAGCCGAACTCGTCAAGGCGCGGGCGCGGCGGCCGCGTTCACCCCGCACCGGGCCGGTCTCACACCCGGGTGCCGCCGCGATACGGGACGGACGGTGGCGGAACGGTCGGTGA
- a CDS encoding pyridoxamine 5'-phosphate oxidase family protein, which produces MNDTHESSGSVGERRLQQLLGTAEQAGDFYDRQVQARLTGQMAGFITRQTMMFLSTADAGGACDTTFRAGPPGFVTVLDDRTLTYPEYRGNGVLASAGNITENPHVGLLFVDFTHDHIGLHVNGAAQLRADEDQRRAWPGLPVDTAPGRRPEFWVHITVDEAYVHCSKHIPHLEPAPRPRQRTDRPRDGEYFVAPGGLGAPAHEPVPHAPSPTVPPPSVPYRGGTRV; this is translated from the coding sequence GTGAACGACACCCACGAGTCCTCCGGCTCCGTCGGCGAACGCCGTCTCCAGCAACTCCTCGGCACCGCCGAACAGGCAGGCGACTTCTACGACCGCCAGGTGCAGGCCCGCCTCACCGGGCAGATGGCCGGCTTCATCACCCGCCAGACGATGATGTTCCTGTCGACGGCGGACGCCGGCGGGGCCTGCGACACCACCTTCCGGGCCGGGCCGCCCGGTTTCGTCACCGTGCTCGACGACCGCACGCTGACCTACCCCGAGTACCGCGGCAACGGCGTGCTCGCCAGCGCGGGGAACATCACCGAGAACCCCCATGTCGGCCTGCTCTTCGTCGACTTCACCCACGACCACATCGGTCTGCACGTCAACGGGGCCGCGCAGCTGCGGGCGGACGAGGACCAGCGGCGCGCCTGGCCCGGTCTGCCCGTGGACACCGCACCCGGTCGCCGGCCCGAGTTCTGGGTGCACATCACGGTGGACGAGGCCTACGTCCACTGCTCCAAGCACATCCCGCACCTGGAGCCGGCGCCCCGGCCGCGCCAGCGGACCGACCGGCCGCGCGACGGCGAGTACTTCGTCGCGCCCGGTGGGCTCGGGGCCCCGGCGCACGAGCCGGTGCCGCACGCCCCGTCACCGACCGTTCCGCCACCGTCCGTCCCGTATCGCGGCGGCACCCGGGTGTGA
- a CDS encoding DUF5133 domain-containing protein, whose amino-acid sequence MPDPKALRSLLARYADLRIAAPTNDENRRALDDVTYTLCVMTATSTIEDAIERADALLEGAAAAVPVPPPAGGGPLPGPSRETAPPRDESGVTLVA is encoded by the coding sequence ATGCCGGACCCCAAGGCGCTTCGGAGCCTCCTGGCGCGTTACGCGGACCTGCGCATTGCCGCACCGACGAACGACGAGAACCGTCGTGCCCTGGACGACGTGACCTACACGTTGTGCGTGATGACGGCCACGAGCACCATCGAGGACGCGATCGAGCGGGCCGACGCGCTGCTGGAGGGTGCGGCGGCAGCGGTGCCGGTGCCCCCGCCCGCCGGCGGCGGTCCCCTTCCCGGGCCGTCGCGGGAGACCGCCCCGCCCCGGGACGAGAGCGGCGTCACCCTCGTCGCCTGA
- a CDS encoding TerD family protein gives MGVSLAKGGNVSLSKEAPGLSAVLVGLGWDVRTTTGTDFDLDASALLLDDSGKVASNGHFVFYNNLTSPDGSVQHTGDNLTGEGEGDDEQIKVDLAAVPADVTRIVFPVSIHDAEARSQSFGQVRNAFIRVVNQSGGAELARYDLSEDASTETAMVFGELYRNGDEWKFRAVGQGYASGLTGIVSDFGVAV, from the coding sequence ATGGGCGTGAGCCTCGCCAAGGGCGGCAACGTGTCACTGAGCAAGGAGGCGCCGGGACTGAGCGCGGTCCTGGTCGGACTCGGCTGGGACGTCCGCACGACCACCGGCACCGACTTCGACCTCGACGCCAGTGCGCTGCTCCTGGACGACTCGGGCAAGGTCGCCTCGAACGGGCACTTCGTCTTCTACAACAACCTCACCAGCCCCGACGGCTCCGTCCAGCACACCGGCGACAACCTCACGGGCGAGGGCGAGGGCGACGACGAGCAGATCAAGGTGGACCTGGCCGCGGTGCCCGCCGACGTCACCAGGATCGTCTTCCCCGTGTCCATCCACGACGCCGAGGCGCGCAGCCAGAGCTTCGGCCAGGTCCGCAACGCCTTCATCCGCGTCGTCAACCAGTCCGGCGGGGCCGAACTGGCGCGCTACGACCTCTCCGAGGACGCCTCCACCGAGACCGCCATGGTGTTCGGCGAGCTGTACCGCAACGGCGACGAGTGGAAGTTCCGCGCCGTGGGCCAGGGTTACGCATCGGGGCTCACCGGCATCGTGTCCGACTTCGGCGTGGCGGTCTGA